In a genomic window of Bradyrhizobium sp. LLZ17:
- a CDS encoding ATP F0F1 synthase subunit B (Produces ATP from ADP in the presence of a proton gradient across the membrane. Subunit B is part of the membrane proton channel.): protein MFFEPEFWVAVAFVILMVVFGYLGVFKKAMAALDHRADRIKAELDDAMRLKQEAAKVLADYKARTASAEREAADIIANARAEAERIATEAKAKMEDFVARRTKTAEGKIALAEAQALADVRAAAAEAAVQAASTILSQSVKGQVADDLLAKGITEVRQKLN, encoded by the coding sequence ATGTTCTTCGAACCTGAATTCTGGGTCGCCGTCGCCTTCGTGATCCTGATGGTCGTGTTCGGCTATCTCGGGGTCTTCAAGAAGGCCATGGCTGCGCTCGACCATCGCGCCGACCGCATCAAGGCCGAGCTCGACGACGCGATGCGTCTCAAGCAGGAGGCCGCCAAGGTGCTCGCCGACTACAAGGCGCGCACTGCTTCGGCCGAACGCGAGGCCGCCGACATCATCGCCAACGCCAGGGCCGAAGCCGAGCGCATCGCGACGGAGGCCAAGGCGAAGATGGAAGATTTCGTCGCCCGCCGCACCAAGACTGCCGAGGGCAAGATCGCGCTCGCCGAAGCCCAGGCGCTCGCCGACGTCCGTGCCGCAGCCGCGGAAGCCGCCGTCCAGGCCGCTTCCACGATCCTGTCGCAGTCGGTCAAGGGCCAGGTCGCCGACGATCTGCTGGCCAAGGGCATCACCGAAGTCCGGCAGAAGCTGAACTGA
- a CDS encoding F0F1 ATP synthase subunit B' — protein sequence MAESHGGAKSPAAGAHTEAEGGHGGGFPPFESSTFASQLVSLAIFFVVLYVIVSKLALPRVGGAIEARQNKIEGDLAEAQKLKDQSDASLKAYESELASARARAQAIGNESRDKANAQTEAERKVLEEQLAAKLAEAEKTIASTRTTAMSNVRGIAADAAGSIVQQLTGVIPDAASVNAAVDASLKG from the coding sequence ATGGCTGAGAGTCATGGCGGGGCGAAAAGTCCGGCGGCGGGCGCCCACACCGAGGCCGAAGGCGGTCACGGTGGCGGTTTTCCGCCGTTCGAGAGCAGCACCTTTGCTTCGCAGCTGGTGTCGCTCGCGATCTTCTTCGTCGTGCTTTACGTGATCGTGTCCAAGCTCGCTTTGCCGCGCGTCGGCGGCGCGATCGAGGCGCGTCAGAACAAGATCGAGGGCGATCTCGCCGAAGCGCAGAAGCTGAAGGATCAGTCCGATGCTTCGCTGAAAGCCTACGAGAGCGAGCTCGCTTCGGCGCGAGCGCGTGCGCAGGCGATTGGCAACGAGTCACGCGACAAGGCGAATGCGCAGACGGAAGCCGAGCGCAAGGTGCTGGAAGAGCAGCTGGCGGCCAAGCTCGCCGAGGCGGAGAAGACCATCGCCTCGACCCGCACGACCGCCATGAGCAACGTCCGCGGCATCGCGGCCGATGCGGCAGGTTCGATCGTGCAGCAGCTCACGGGCGTCATTCCGGATGCGGCGTCGGTCAATGCCGCCGTTGACGCGTCGTTGAAGGGTTAG
- a CDS encoding F0F1 ATP synthase subunit C, whose product MDPAAAKLIGAGIACIGMGGAGVGVGVIFGNYLAAAVRNPSAAQGQFGNLIFGFAVTEALGIFSLLIALLLLFVPL is encoded by the coding sequence ATGGATCCGGCAGCAGCAAAACTTATCGGCGCGGGCATCGCGTGCATCGGCATGGGCGGTGCGGGCGTCGGCGTGGGCGTGATTTTCGGCAACTATCTCGCCGCAGCCGTTCGCAACCCGTCGGCCGCTCAGGGCCAGTTCGGCAACCTGATCTTCGGCTTCGCCGTGACCGAAGCGCTCGGCATCTTCTCGCTGCTGATCGCGCTGCTGCTGCTGTTCGTTCCGCTCTGA
- a CDS encoding F0F1 ATP synthase subunit A codes for MKIDPIHQFNIEPLFTIGHIGNQTIAFTNSSLYMLVAVAIISFLMLASGRQLVPGRLQSVAEISYEFVASTIRSTAGAEGMKFFPLIFSLFMFLCVSNLVGIIPYTFTISSHLIVTGALALLVFFTVLIYGVVKNGVKFFKIFVPHGVPIYILPLVMFIEVLSFFLRPVSHSVRLFANMLAGHIALKVFAGFVAMLGFSLGALGWVGGVLPLALTIALYALEILVAFLQAYVFAILTCIYLNDAIHPGH; via the coding sequence ATGAAAATCGATCCGATCCACCAGTTCAACATCGAGCCTCTCTTCACGATCGGCCATATCGGCAATCAGACGATCGCCTTCACCAATTCCTCGCTCTACATGCTGGTTGCGGTGGCGATCATCTCGTTCCTGATGCTTGCCAGCGGCCGGCAGCTGGTTCCCGGGCGCCTGCAGTCGGTCGCGGAAATCTCCTACGAGTTCGTCGCATCGACCATCCGTTCGACCGCCGGCGCGGAAGGCATGAAGTTCTTCCCGCTGATCTTCTCGCTCTTCATGTTCCTCTGCGTCTCGAACCTCGTGGGTATCATCCCCTACACCTTCACGATCTCGAGTCACCTGATCGTGACCGGAGCGCTTGCGCTGCTGGTCTTCTTCACCGTCCTGATCTACGGCGTCGTCAAGAACGGCGTGAAATTCTTCAAGATCTTCGTTCCCCACGGCGTCCCCATCTACATCCTGCCGCTGGTGATGTTCATCGAGGTCCTGTCGTTCTTCCTGCGGCCGGTCTCCCACAGCGTCCGTCTGTTCGCCAACATGCTGGCCGGCCACATCGCGCTGAAGGTGTTCGCGGGCTTCGTTGCCATGCTCGGCTTCTCGCTCGGCGCCCTCGGCTGGGTCGGCGGCGTGCTGCCGCTGGCGCTCACGATCGCGCTGTATGCTCTCGAGATCCTGGTCGCGTTCCTGCAAGCCTATGTGTTCGCGATCCTGACCTGCATCTATCTCAACGACGCCATTCATCCGGGACACTGA
- a CDS encoding AtpZ/AtpI family protein, which translates to MAQDTGRGENGDRDRSPEEAALSERLGNLDQRLSEFRGRHVKTEQPAGDGEDKAARASAMALGFRLSSELVAGVVVGAGIGWGFDRLLSTSPFGFIVFLLLGFVAGVVNVVRTAGAGQNRRGGS; encoded by the coding sequence ATGGCTCAGGACACGGGACGCGGCGAGAATGGAGATCGCGATAGATCGCCCGAGGAAGCTGCGCTTTCCGAACGGCTCGGGAATCTTGATCAGCGGTTGAGCGAATTTCGCGGCCGCCACGTCAAGACCGAGCAACCCGCAGGTGACGGTGAGGACAAAGCGGCCAGAGCCTCGGCGATGGCGCTTGGTTTCCGGTTATCCTCCGAGTTGGTCGCCGGGGTCGTTGTCGGAGCGGGGATTGGCTGGGGTTTCGACCGCTTGCTGTCGACATCGCCTTTCGGATTTATCGTGTTCCTGCTGCTGGGCTTCGTGGCCGGCGTGGTGAACGTGGTGAGAACGGCGGGCGCGGGTCAAAACAGGCGCGGTGGTTCGTAG
- a CDS encoding secondary thiamine-phosphate synthase enzyme YjbQ has protein sequence MTSIKAQTRSTPSTVHATSISTATLTLQTPGSGFFDFTPEAAKFIADVHARDGALMLFIRHTSASLTIQENADPSVLVDLTTVLARLAPDDEDAGWTHDTEGPDDMPAHIKTMLTGTSLQVPVLGGALALGTWQAIYLIEHRSRPHRREVVLQFIGATS, from the coding sequence ATGACCTCAATCAAAGCGCAGACTCGCTCGACACCGTCGACGGTGCACGCCACGAGCATCAGCACCGCGACGCTGACGCTGCAGACCCCAGGCAGCGGATTCTTCGACTTCACGCCCGAAGCCGCGAAATTCATCGCCGACGTTCATGCGCGGGACGGTGCGCTGATGCTGTTTATCCGTCACACCTCGGCATCGCTGACAATCCAGGAGAATGCCGATCCGTCCGTGCTGGTCGATCTCACCACGGTGCTGGCGCGGCTCGCGCCCGACGATGAAGATGCAGGCTGGACTCACGACACCGAAGGGCCGGACGATATGCCGGCGCACATCAAGACCATGCTGACGGGGACCTCGTTGCAGGTACCGGTGCTCGGTGGCGCGCTGGCGCTGGGCACCTGGCAGGCGATCTATCTGATCGAGCACCGCAGCCGTCCGCACCGGCGCGAGGTCGTGCTGCAATTCATCGGCGCGACCTCGTGA
- a CDS encoding MFS transporter, translating into MTKDERFVILASSLGTVFEWYDFYLYGSLASIIGAQFFSAYPPATRDIFALLAFAAGFLVRPFGAIVFGRIGDIVGRKYTFLVTILIMGLSTFIVGLLPSAATIGFAAPVILIALRLAQGLALGGEYGGAATYVAEHAPNGKRGYYTSFIQTTATLGLFLSLLVILFTRSATGEADFAAWGWRIPFLVSVLLLGVSVWIRLRLNESPIFQKMKDEGKSSKAPLTEAFANWQNGKLVLLALLGGTMGQGVVWYTGQFYALFFLQSILKVDGYTANLLIAWSLLFGTGFFVVFGALSDRIGRKPIILGGCLIAALTFFPIFKMITTNANPALEKAIEATKVEVVADPAGCGDLFNPVGTRVFTSPCDTARAFLSQSSVKYATTSGAPGSGVKVVVNGKDVAYANAKDSNPAVLAAVQAAGYPKAGDTGIVKMSNPFDIFRPQVAAIIGLLFILVIFVTMVYGPIAAMLVELFPTKIRYTSMSLPYHIGNGWFGGLLPATAFAIVASTGDIYAGLWYPIVFAVITAVVGFLFLPETKDVDIKTT; encoded by the coding sequence ATGACGAAGGACGAACGCTTCGTCATTCTCGCCTCCTCGCTCGGTACCGTCTTCGAGTGGTACGACTTCTATCTGTACGGATCGCTGGCTTCGATCATCGGCGCGCAATTCTTCTCGGCCTATCCGCCGGCGACGCGCGACATCTTTGCGCTGCTGGCGTTTGCCGCGGGCTTTCTGGTCCGCCCGTTCGGCGCCATCGTGTTCGGCCGCATCGGCGACATCGTCGGCCGCAAATATACCTTCCTCGTCACCATCCTGATCATGGGTCTTTCGACCTTCATCGTCGGCCTGCTGCCGAGCGCGGCCACGATCGGCTTCGCGGCGCCAGTCATCCTGATCGCACTGCGCCTCGCCCAGGGTCTCGCCCTCGGCGGTGAATATGGCGGTGCGGCGACTTATGTGGCCGAGCATGCCCCGAACGGCAAGCGCGGCTACTACACATCGTTCATCCAGACCACGGCGACGCTCGGCCTGTTCCTGTCGCTGCTGGTGATCCTGTTCACCCGTTCCGCGACCGGCGAAGCCGACTTCGCGGCGTGGGGCTGGCGCATCCCGTTCCTGGTCTCGGTGCTGCTGCTCGGCGTCTCAGTCTGGATCCGGCTCCGCCTCAATGAATCGCCGATCTTCCAGAAGATGAAGGACGAGGGCAAGAGCTCGAAGGCCCCGCTGACGGAGGCGTTCGCCAACTGGCAGAACGGCAAGCTCGTGCTGCTCGCGCTGCTCGGCGGCACGATGGGTCAGGGCGTGGTCTGGTACACCGGCCAGTTCTACGCGCTGTTCTTCCTGCAATCGATCCTGAAGGTGGACGGCTACACGGCAAACCTGCTGATCGCATGGTCGCTGCTGTTCGGCACCGGGTTCTTCGTCGTCTTCGGCGCGCTGTCGGACAGGATCGGCCGCAAGCCGATCATTCTCGGCGGCTGCCTGATTGCGGCGCTGACCTTCTTCCCGATCTTCAAGATGATCACCACCAACGCCAACCCAGCGCTGGAGAAGGCGATCGAAGCAACCAAGGTCGAGGTGGTGGCCGATCCCGCAGGCTGCGGCGATCTGTTCAACCCGGTCGGCACCCGCGTCTTCACCTCGCCTTGCGACACCGCACGCGCCTTCCTGTCGCAGTCGTCGGTCAAGTACGCAACGACCAGCGGCGCGCCCGGCTCCGGCGTCAAGGTCGTCGTCAACGGCAAGGACGTGGCTTACGCGAACGCCAAGGACAGCAACCCGGCGGTCCTCGCCGCGGTGCAGGCGGCCGGCTATCCCAAGGCGGGCGACACCGGTATCGTGAAGATGTCTAATCCGTTCGACATCTTCCGCCCGCAGGTCGCAGCGATCATCGGGCTGCTGTTCATCCTGGTGATCTTCGTCACCATGGTCTACGGCCCGATCGCGGCGATGCTGGTCGAATTGTTCCCGACCAAGATCCGCTACACCTCGATGTCGCTGCCTTACCATATCGGCAACGGCTGGTTCGGCGGCCTGTTGCCCGCGACCGCATTCGCGATCGTGGCCTCGACCGGCGATATCTATGCTGGCCTCTGGTACCCGATCGTGTTCGCGGTGATCACCGCTGTGGTCGGCTTCCTGTTCCTGCCTGAGACCAAGGACGTCGATATCAAGACGACCTGA
- a CDS encoding response regulator, with the protein MNAPTPHLVIADDHPLFRDALRHAVAGVLSTAKIDEAGSFEDLTKLLEQTSDVDLVLLDLSMPGISGFSGLIYLRAQYPAIPVVIVSASDDSATIRRSLDFGASGFIPKRFGVETLRDAILKIMDGDVWVPADTDLSAAADPDMTRLRDRLVTLTPQQVRVLMMLSEGLLNKQIAYELGVSEATIKAHVSAILQKLGVESRTQAVIAAARIAGGQWKQGTPTG; encoded by the coding sequence ATGAACGCTCCTACGCCCCACCTCGTCATTGCAGATGACCATCCGCTGTTCCGTGATGCGCTGCGGCACGCGGTGGCCGGCGTCCTGAGCACGGCGAAGATCGACGAGGCCGGATCGTTCGAGGATCTGACGAAACTGCTGGAGCAGACCTCCGACGTCGATCTGGTTCTGCTCGATCTCTCAATGCCCGGCATCTCCGGCTTTTCCGGCCTGATCTATCTGCGCGCGCAATATCCGGCGATTCCGGTGGTGATCGTGTCGGCCTCCGACGACAGCGCCACGATCCGCCGCTCGCTCGATTTCGGCGCCTCCGGCTTCATCCCGAAGCGGTTTGGCGTCGAGACGCTGCGCGATGCCATCCTCAAGATCATGGACGGCGACGTCTGGGTTCCCGCCGACACCGACCTGTCGGCCGCCGCAGACCCCGACATGACGCGCCTGCGCGACCGCCTGGTGACGCTGACGCCGCAGCAGGTGCGGGTGTTGATGATGCTCTCGGAGGGGCTGCTCAACAAGCAGATCGCCTATGAACTCGGCGTCTCCGAGGCGACCATCAAGGCGCATGTCTCCGCGATCCTGCAAAAGCTCGGCGTCGAGAGCCGGACCCAGGCGGTGATTGCCGCGGCCAGGATCGCAGGCGGGCAGTGGAAGCAGGGCACCCCGACCGGGTGA
- a CDS encoding winged helix-turn-helix domain-containing protein, whose translation MTEPAAPAATTLSFGPFTVAPHERLVMRDGVALPLGAKAFDTLIALMSRPNQALSKWDLIAQLWPGMAVEEANLRFHIAALRKALGDGKDGARYIATLSGRGYCFVAPISHADLPAQRRPVPRIELPPVKLPNRLRRMVGRADACATVSEKLTASRFVTIVGPGGVGKTAIAVAIAHDLLETFADAAHFVDLAALSDPDLVITSLLLMLGLPAQADDPMPALLAHLQDKKMLLILDNCEHVMAAAAPLAAEVFHAAPHVHILATSREALRVEGEQVYRLAPLAVPPDGPELTAAAARTYPALELFLERAEAAGARIALDDSSAAIAAGICRKLDGMALAIELAAGRVEAYGLEQTAALLDQRLNLLWQGQRTAPPRQKTLQATLDWSYGLLSDLERLVLRRLAVFAGHFTIDAALEVVPDDYIDRSRLFDAIDSLVAKSMVAPRPIGAMMRYRLLDTTRAYLLAIEDDGSALAARHATYYWRWLQQAGTKWATVPSADERAIHFSALHNVRAALDWCFGPRGDVGIGIALAAAAAPVFLAMSLLTECRRWSERALLAIDSASRGSAEEMHIQAALGLSLMFTRGGSEAARNALTRSLAIAEALGDAPNQLQLLGRMHIFHERIGRFDAALGYAQQSLAVAEALGDAASVALAQSLVGVSLHLGGEHRDAMKMLEAAWQGPGTERISTVYGFDHRNRAGISLARELWLQGQPSHARQLARQTVNDAAQMDHPITLCIALIWAVSIDLWSGDLDGAEENIDRFITHAESRSMGPYLAVGRGVKGELAIRRGDAGSGVETIRRSLQELHDAGYELLTTTFNIALVHGLLALGQIEQSARVIDDAIRLVTQGGDHLYMPELLRMKGKVLLSLPRPMGEEAEASLSNALELSRRKGAKAWELRSAIDLANLFAERGQGQEAKLLLQSALDGFVTGSETADIRAANEFLETL comes from the coding sequence ATGACTGAGCCGGCTGCGCCTGCGGCAACGACGCTCTCGTTCGGGCCCTTCACCGTGGCTCCGCATGAAAGGCTCGTGATGCGTGACGGCGTTGCGCTGCCGCTCGGCGCAAAGGCGTTCGACACACTGATCGCGCTGATGTCGCGGCCGAACCAGGCCCTCAGCAAATGGGATCTGATCGCCCAGCTCTGGCCCGGCATGGCCGTCGAGGAAGCCAATCTGCGCTTTCACATCGCAGCGCTGCGGAAAGCGCTGGGCGATGGCAAGGACGGCGCCCGCTACATCGCGACCTTGTCGGGCCGCGGCTATTGCTTCGTGGCACCGATCTCGCATGCGGATCTTCCGGCGCAGCGACGCCCAGTGCCGCGGATCGAATTGCCGCCCGTCAAACTGCCGAACCGGCTGCGTCGGATGGTCGGGCGGGCCGACGCGTGCGCCACCGTGTCGGAGAAGCTCACCGCATCACGCTTCGTCACGATCGTCGGCCCCGGCGGCGTTGGCAAGACCGCAATTGCCGTGGCGATCGCGCACGATCTGCTCGAGACATTCGCCGATGCCGCGCACTTCGTGGATCTTGCAGCACTCAGCGACCCCGATCTCGTGATCACCTCGCTGCTGCTGATGCTTGGTCTGCCGGCCCAGGCCGACGATCCCATGCCTGCCTTGCTTGCGCATCTGCAGGACAAGAAGATGCTGCTGATCCTGGACAATTGCGAGCACGTGATGGCGGCCGCAGCCCCGCTGGCCGCTGAGGTCTTTCACGCCGCGCCGCACGTCCATATCCTGGCCACAAGCCGGGAGGCCCTGCGCGTCGAAGGCGAGCAGGTCTACCGGCTGGCGCCGCTTGCCGTTCCACCCGACGGCCCAGAACTGACGGCTGCGGCTGCCCGGACCTATCCCGCGCTCGAACTCTTCCTCGAACGTGCGGAAGCCGCCGGCGCGCGGATCGCACTCGACGATTCCAGTGCCGCCATCGCTGCGGGCATCTGCCGCAAGCTCGACGGCATGGCGTTGGCGATCGAGCTCGCCGCGGGCCGCGTCGAAGCCTACGGCCTGGAGCAGACTGCGGCCTTGCTGGACCAGCGCCTCAACCTGCTCTGGCAGGGTCAGCGGACCGCGCCGCCGCGACAGAAAACGTTGCAGGCCACGCTGGACTGGAGCTACGGCCTGTTGTCCGATCTCGAACGCCTCGTGCTGCGCAGGCTTGCGGTTTTCGCCGGGCATTTCACCATCGACGCCGCGCTCGAGGTGGTGCCCGACGACTACATCGACCGCTCCCGGCTGTTCGATGCCATCGACAGCCTCGTCGCCAAGTCGATGGTCGCGCCGCGGCCGATCGGCGCCATGATGCGCTACCGCCTTCTCGACACGACGCGCGCCTATCTGCTCGCAATCGAGGACGACGGATCGGCGCTCGCCGCCCGCCACGCCACCTATTACTGGCGATGGCTGCAACAGGCCGGCACCAAATGGGCGACGGTGCCGAGCGCCGACGAGCGCGCCATTCATTTTTCCGCGCTTCACAATGTCCGTGCCGCGCTCGACTGGTGCTTCGGCCCGCGCGGCGACGTCGGCATCGGCATTGCGCTCGCCGCTGCTGCGGCGCCAGTTTTCCTGGCGATGTCCCTGCTCACCGAATGCCGGCGCTGGTCCGAGCGGGCGCTGCTTGCGATCGATTCCGCCTCGCGCGGCAGCGCCGAGGAAATGCATATTCAAGCCGCGCTCGGATTGAGCTTGATGTTCACCCGCGGTGGCAGTGAAGCCGCGCGCAACGCCCTGACCAGGAGCCTTGCGATTGCCGAGGCTCTTGGCGACGCGCCGAACCAGCTCCAGTTGCTCGGCCGGATGCACATCTTCCACGAGCGGATCGGCCGGTTCGATGCCGCGCTCGGCTATGCGCAGCAGAGTCTCGCAGTTGCCGAAGCGTTGGGCGACGCCGCCTCCGTCGCCCTCGCGCAATCGCTCGTCGGCGTCTCGCTGCATCTGGGCGGTGAACATCGCGACGCGATGAAGATGCTGGAGGCTGCCTGGCAAGGGCCCGGCACGGAGCGGATCAGCACGGTCTACGGCTTCGATCATCGCAACCGGGCCGGCATCTCGCTGGCGCGAGAGCTTTGGCTACAGGGTCAGCCCTCACATGCGCGGCAACTGGCGCGGCAGACGGTCAATGATGCCGCGCAAATGGATCATCCGATCACGCTCTGCATCGCTCTGATATGGGCGGTCTCGATCGATCTCTGGAGCGGTGACCTCGACGGCGCGGAAGAGAACATCGATCGATTCATCACTCACGCCGAATCGCGCTCGATGGGACCTTATCTCGCGGTCGGAAGGGGCGTGAAAGGCGAGCTTGCGATCCGGCGCGGAGACGCCGGGAGCGGCGTGGAGACGATCAGGCGCAGCCTGCAGGAGTTGCACGACGCAGGCTATGAGCTGCTCACCACGACCTTCAATATCGCGCTGGTTCACGGCCTTCTGGCGCTTGGGCAGATCGAACAGAGCGCGCGCGTGATCGACGACGCGATCCGGCTCGTCACGCAAGGCGGCGATCACCTCTATATGCCCGAGCTGCTGCGCATGAAGGGCAAGGTGTTGCTGTCCCTGCCGCGGCCGATGGGCGAGGAAGCGGAAGCCTCGCTCAGCAACGCGCTTGAACTGAGCCGTCGCAAGGGCGCAAAAGCCTGGGAGCTGCGCTCCGCAATCGATCTTGCAAACCTCTTTGCCGAACGCGGCCAGGGCCAGGAGGCGAAGCTATTGCTTCAATCGGCGCTCGATGGCTTTGTCACGGGTTCCGAGACCGCCGATATCCGGGCCGCAAACGAGTTCCTGGAGACGCTGTAG
- a CDS encoding organic hydroperoxide resistance protein → MSQTAKILYTARTHTTGGRQDGMSRSSDGRLDVKLSPPGGAGIGTNPEQLFAAGWSACFEGAMEIAARKRKIVLPSKCAIDAEIDLVLVKGAYALRARLGVSLPGLDREVARDLIDEAHQTCPYSKAVRGNIDVSVDLI, encoded by the coding sequence ATGAGCCAGACGGCAAAAATCCTCTACACGGCCCGGACCCACACCACCGGTGGTCGCCAGGACGGCATGTCGCGAAGCTCCGACGGCCGCCTGGATGTGAAGTTGTCGCCGCCGGGCGGCGCAGGCATCGGCACCAATCCCGAGCAATTGTTCGCGGCCGGCTGGTCCGCCTGCTTCGAAGGCGCGATGGAGATCGCAGCTCGCAAACGGAAAATCGTGCTTCCGAGCAAATGCGCAATCGATGCCGAGATCGATCTCGTCCTCGTCAAGGGCGCCTATGCGCTCAGGGCCCGGCTCGGTGTCAGCCTGCCCGGCCTCGATCGCGAGGTCGCGCGCGATCTCATCGATGAGGCGCACCAGACCTGTCCTTACTCAAAGGCCGTTCGCGGCAACATCGACGTCAGCGTCGATCTGATCTGA
- a CDS encoding alpha/beta fold hydrolase, translated as MKQIIDQHRRQFLGVAAGTVAVGLGVIDLARAETETPRPSVTNASFGTIKQINAGVLNVGYAEAGPATGPVAILLHGWPYDIHSFVDVAPILAQAGYRVIIPYLRGYGSTHFLSSETPRNGEPAALAVDIIALMDALDIKKAVVAGFDWGARTADIIAALWPERCRALVSVSGYLISGQAAGSAPLPPAAELQWWYQFYFATERGRAGYERYTHDFAKLIWKLASPQWKFDDATFDRSAAAFDNKDHVAITIHNYRWRLGLAKGEAKYEEIEKKLAAAPVIDVPTITMEGDANGAPHPDPTAYAKKFSGRYDYRLVTGGVGHNLPQEAPQAIAKAVIDADGGA; from the coding sequence ATGAAACAGATCATCGACCAGCATCGCCGCCAGTTTCTCGGCGTGGCAGCCGGGACCGTCGCCGTCGGTCTCGGTGTGATCGACCTTGCGCGCGCCGAGACGGAGACACCGCGACCCTCAGTAACGAATGCCTCCTTCGGTACCATCAAGCAGATCAATGCGGGTGTGCTGAACGTCGGCTACGCCGAAGCCGGTCCCGCGACCGGCCCGGTGGCGATCCTGCTCCACGGCTGGCCCTATGACATTCACAGCTTCGTCGATGTCGCACCGATCCTGGCGCAGGCCGGCTATCGCGTGATCATCCCGTATCTGCGTGGCTATGGCTCGACGCACTTTCTCTCCAGCGAGACGCCGCGCAACGGCGAGCCGGCGGCGTTGGCGGTCGACATCATCGCGCTGATGGATGCGCTCGACATCAAGAAGGCGGTCGTTGCCGGCTTCGACTGGGGCGCGCGTACCGCCGACATCATCGCGGCGCTGTGGCCGGAGCGCTGCCGCGCGCTGGTGTCGGTCAGCGGCTATCTGATCTCCGGCCAGGCTGCGGGAAGCGCACCGCTGCCGCCGGCGGCCGAGCTGCAATGGTGGTACCAGTTCTATTTCGCGACCGAACGCGGTCGCGCCGGCTACGAGAGGTATACGCATGATTTCGCCAAGCTGATCTGGAAGCTGGCCTCGCCGCAGTGGAAGTTCGACGACGCCACTTTCGATCGCAGCGCGGCAGCCTTCGACAACAAGGACCACGTCGCGATCACGATCCACAATTACCGCTGGCGGCTCGGGCTCGCCAAAGGCGAGGCGAAGTACGAGGAGATCGAAAAGAAGCTTGCGGCAGCCCCGGTCATCGATGTGCCGACGATCACGATGGAAGGCGACGCCAACGGCGCGCCACACCCCGATCCCACCGCCTATGCCAAGAAGTTCTCCGGGCGCTACGACTATCGTCTGGTCACCGGCGGCGTCGGACATAACCTGCCCCAGGAAGCACCGCAAGCCATTGCCAAGGCTGTCATCGACGCCGATGGGGGCGCCTGA